CACTCACTCACATTTAGACCAACAATTAAAGCTTCGGAGAATCACAACTTTGAAGAGTTTTTTGTCACTGACCTTTATTACAGCACTATTTCTATGTCACACATAGTTTGTATGAGTGTAAAATCCCCCTGTGCCTGATTAAGCTGTTTTACTAAATGCAGCTCTGGTGTATTAGAACATCTGCAGTGACCAACAAGTGAGAGATGTTTCAAAAATGTGGAGTATCTTGCTTTCGTATTTGCTATTTATTTGTCTTGTTGAGTTTAGTCAGTCCTAAATCTAAAACCGCTCACAGCTGCAGTTACTGGTGTCCAATAGGaagtggacaaaaaaaatcctcGTTTCCACTGATGTTCTGTGGTAACATCAGTAAATTTCTTCGTCCCTGTGCTCGCtctgccagctgctgctgaatgaggCATTGTGATGGTGCAGATGGTGGAGTCCAAAGACCTCACTCTTCCCTTTTCCATAAAGCTTGTCTGCTATTAATAACCATATATCGACCTCCTTTGTCAACAAGAGCGACACATACAAATAATATGCTTGAAGGGAGACAATGGGGAGTTCCCTGTGATGAAAACAACAGGATGAGCTGGCTtcataagagtgtgtgtgtgtgtgtgtgtgtgtgtgtgtgtgtggcattaaCATCAATCTTGGTGATCTGATCTTAAGTGGACAGCTTTAAGATCAAGACGCATTTAAGATGAACTGAGATCTGACTGCTTAGACCACACTCGGTTGTGGTCTGGGCTGCATATGGCCACATTCTTTAAAGAGTGTTTACACAAATGTGTCCCGGGCCACACCAAGGGAGCGTCTACTCAACTCATATCCTCTGCATAAGTGGAAGTAGAAGCTCATTCATGCTCACAACAGTGTTATGTTAAAGagcaatgacaacaacaacaacaacacgcaCATTTAATTTTTTGGGACACGCCAAGGAATAAACTGCTTTGaactctttttcctctttaattgCATTGCTGCCTCCCACCAGTTAAATACAATAACGCATTTGCTCTTTGCATGATGTACTTGTTTCTTTTACATATAAACGTGGACAAATGAGATTTGATCACAAGTGGTCACTCAATACGTGGAGATGTATTCTAGTGCCATTGTGAACTGATGTACTTAGAGTATCCGCTTGTGGCATCGACAGCACACCTGGCAGTAACAAAAACAGGGCCCAAGCAggttcaagattcaagattcaagattcaagattcaagattcaaagtatTTATTGTCATTAGGGAAACGTGTTTCCatgcacaatgaaattcttttatTGCTGTCTGCAATGAATGCCTAACAGTATAAAtagcaaaaaagacaaaatcaataaaaggCAATAAGGGCAATTTAGAAGGAAAACTATGCAAAGTGAATAGTGAAAAAAGTGTGCAATTACACATGTGCAACTTAGGGATGTGTAACATCTGAGGTAGTCTGTGGTTGGTTCTAGACTCCTGTTATCTGTTTAGGAGTCTGATGGTAGCGGGAAAGAAAGTTCTTCAGTCTAGAGGTCCTACATTTCACACTtctgtacctccggcctgagggtAGAAGTGTGAACAGTCCGTGCTGGGAGTGGGTGGGGTCCCTGAGGATGGAGTGGGTGGGGTCCCTGAGGATGGAGGCAGCTCTCCTGTGGACTCTGTGGTggtagatgctctgcagagagggaagTGGAGTCCTGGTGGTCTTCTCAgcagtcttcaccactctctgcaggcgtcTGCGGTCCATAGCAGTAGTGCTGCcgtaccacacggtgatgcagctGGTCAAGATGCTCTCAACAATGCAGCTGTAGAAGTTGCTGAGGATCTTAGCTGACATGCCAAACTTCTTTAGCCTCCTCAGGAAGTACAGCCATTGTTGAGCCTTCTTAACCAGCTGTGTGGTGTCGAGcgtccaggtgaggtcctcaCTGATGTGGATGCCCAGGTACTTGTAGCTGCTCACCCTTTCCACTTCAAGCTCCCGGATGAACAGTGGCCGATGAggtctcctctccttcctcatgtccactatcatctccttCGTCTTGTCCGTGTTAagggtgaggttgttgtcctgATACCATGACACCAGACTGgccacctccctcctgtaggCCGCTTCGTCCCCACCAGTGATGCGTCCTATCACAGCGGTGTCGTCCGCGAACTTCAGGATGATGTTGTCCTTGTGGGAGGCAACACAGTTGTAAgtgaacagggtgtagaggatggGGCTGAGGATACATCCCTGTGGAGTGCCAATGTTTGTGGtgatgctggctgaagtccTGTTACCAATCTTGTCAGACTGGGGCCTGCCAGTCAGAAAGTCTAGGAGCCAGTCACAGAGGGTGGGGTGCAGACCAAGTCAAACGTCACACTGAAGAAAATCTGAAAGGCCACTCTTTGtaatgctgcttttctgttaTGAGTCTCAAGCCAAAGCTAAGATAAATCTAGTGTTCACAGGGTGAGAATTATTCTGTGTGATAAGTACACTGAACTtcctgtgtaaaattggtggagtgcccctttaagtTTCTCTTGCAGCCCCCTTGCTGAATTTCCTTGGAGACAATAAAAATCTCTGCTGAAATGAAACTGTTCTGTGACGGAAATGACCTGAAactcaaatgttttattttcctattAAAGACTATATGAATACAGTTAACAGTGATTAACACAGTAATGATGCACTGCTCTTAAGCTCCACACGGCAGCGCAATTTCTCAATTTCTCAAACAAGGGATGTCTTCACCTTAGCTCGAGTTTGTCAGgaaactgtgactgtgaggTGAGAAAACAGAACTTACTACAGTTAACTCAAGTGACACAGGAGTAAAAGATGTTTCAGAGGGTATTGTTCATTAAGGTGAGCTAAGTCTGAACgtattaattatttcattaatcaTTTCAAGCACAAAACTAACAATTGTAGTTCACTGTATTGATGCTGTCTACTCTTAGAGAAAGTATTTGTGCTCTTTGAACACTGTGTTTGATTTACCTCAGCTCCTGATGGTGCATTATGCGACTCAGAGTCAGCCAGAAATTCTTGCAAACTGCAATGAAGATGTTCCACTGCAGTGTCCAGGTGCTGATTTTGACAACATGAATTTCCTCTCAGTGACATGGTACAAGGTCAGTGACCTATTTCAGGCTTTTAGACATTAATGCTACAAAATCTAAGCTGTGATAAatagtttgtttcatttgtgtgttgtgactttaatttaattttatatggGTATGTAAAGATGACTTTTTGTTACTTTGAACAGCTCAAGAACCAGGCCAAAAAAGGCATCATCAGGAGAGGTAAAGGCGAGACGACCACGCAGTACTACAACACCACTGCGGCCAAGTTTGGAGAAAAATACAGCCTGTTGCTCTCCAGCGTGACAGCTGAAGATTCAGGCACCTATGAGTGTGCCATCAGTGCAAATGTGAGGGGTCAGAATCAGAATCTCAGAGTCGACCTGGTGGTTCGTGGTAAGCTTTCAATTTCATTTCCACCAGACTTGGCTGAATATATGATGCTTAACTGACTGAATAACAGCATCTGAACTGAGCAGCAGACATATCTGGATGTTATAGCAACAAGTTGTTTTGTATCCCATCTCAAAATACAGAACACAAGATGGCAGCTGAAAGGGGAACTGATTTTTGttctttcacattttacagttaCAGATTTGCAGGATACACTGTATATGTTGTAATTAATAGTATATCATCCAGTTTCACAAAGATCATAAAGTTTCCCTGTGAGGTGTCTCTGGAACTGcgattatttaaaaaacatacaCCACCTACAGTTTAACCCACATGCTATATACAATGAATGGTCAGGTTTGCCAGAATATTCCAACACGATAGGAAAAGTGGGTTAA
This sequence is a window from Pempheris klunzingeri isolate RE-2024b chromosome 11, fPemKlu1.hap1, whole genome shotgun sequence. Protein-coding genes within it:
- the LOC139210194 gene encoding uncharacterized protein; the encoded protein is MFQRVLFIKLLMVHYATQSQPEILANCNEDVPLQCPGADFDNMNFLSVTWYKLKNQAKKGIIRRGKGETTTQYYNTTAAKFGEKYSLLLSSVTAEDSGTYECAISANVRGQNQNLRVDLVVRECVTQPDLTTMTTVLNINPSDLLCPAQVEELPVMWSVIGYMAVGFTKVILSLIIIRVIRAVRSRTSRRRQHTW